In a genomic window of Nodosilinea sp. E11:
- a CDS encoding allophycocyanin subunit alpha-B has protein sequence MSVVSQVILNADDELRYPTTGELKAIEEFLKTGEQRTRIAATLSENEKKIVDQASRELWRRRPDFIAPGGNAYGQKQRALCIRDYGWYLRLVTYGVLAGDQTPIEAIGIVGVREMYNALDVPVPGMAEAIRCLKDASLNLLSDEDAAATQPYFDYIIQAMS, from the coding sequence ATGTCTGTTGTTAGCCAAGTTATTTTGAATGCCGACGACGAGCTGCGCTACCCAACCACCGGCGAGCTCAAGGCCATTGAAGAATTTTTGAAGACCGGCGAACAGCGCACCCGCATCGCCGCCACCCTGTCTGAAAACGAGAAGAAAATTGTTGACCAGGCCAGCAGGGAGCTGTGGCGGCGGCGGCCCGACTTCATCGCCCCCGGTGGCAATGCCTATGGCCAAAAGCAGCGTGCCCTCTGCATCCGCGATTACGGCTGGTACCTGCGTCTAGTCACCTATGGCGTGCTGGCTGGTGACCAGACCCCCATCGAAGCTATCGGTATCGTAGGCGTCCGCGAAATGTACAACGCTTTAGATGTACCGGTCCCCGGTATGGCCGAAGCCATCCGCTGCCTCAAGGATGCTTCTCTGAACCTGTTGTCTGATGAAGACGCCGCCGCCACCCAACCCTACTTCGACTACATCATCCAAGCGATGTCGTAG
- a CDS encoding J domain-containing protein — translation MENFRNYYDILGVARAATASDIKQAYRKLARQYHPDLNPGDQAAEEQFKLVSEAYTVLSDAEKRTQYEKFSEYWQQEGFKPEQKAGVGDLFSGRISLEDFGFGEFPDFNIFVDQLLNRRPGTRRGASNAVETNGYTADSTAYGATTTPGRRDAEADLTVPLEKAFRGGRERIRLEDGRSLEVNMPAGMVTGQRIRLRGQGVGGGNLYLRIQVDPHPFYTLQGNDVYCQVPITPSEAALGSAIDIPTLDGPVRTTLPQGAQTGQIIQLAGRGYPIGKERRGDQIVELEVVVPQGLSDREKALYEELRQTERFRPRANLL, via the coding sequence ATGGAGAACTTTCGGAACTATTACGACATTCTGGGGGTTGCCAGAGCCGCAACCGCTAGCGATATTAAGCAGGCCTACCGAAAGCTCGCTCGGCAATACCACCCCGACCTCAACCCCGGTGACCAGGCTGCCGAGGAGCAGTTTAAGTTGGTCAGCGAGGCCTACACCGTCCTCTCCGACGCCGAAAAGCGTACCCAGTACGAGAAATTCAGCGAGTATTGGCAACAGGAGGGCTTCAAGCCCGAGCAAAAGGCCGGGGTCGGCGATCTTTTCAGTGGGCGAATTTCCCTAGAAGATTTTGGTTTTGGCGAATTCCCTGACTTCAACATATTTGTCGATCAGCTCCTCAACCGTCGCCCTGGCACCCGACGGGGGGCGAGCAATGCCGTCGAAACCAATGGCTACACCGCCGATAGTACAGCCTACGGGGCCACCACCACACCGGGCCGCCGCGATGCCGAAGCCGATCTCACCGTTCCCCTCGAAAAAGCCTTTCGGGGTGGGCGTGAGCGCATTCGACTTGAAGACGGACGATCGCTCGAAGTCAACATGCCCGCTGGCATGGTCACCGGCCAGCGCATTCGCCTGCGGGGCCAGGGCGTGGGCGGCGGCAATCTATACCTACGCATTCAGGTCGATCCGCACCCGTTCTACACCCTCCAGGGCAACGATGTGTACTGCCAGGTGCCCATCACCCCCAGCGAGGCAGCTTTGGGTAGTGCGATCGATATCCCCACGCTAGATGGCCCCGTGCGCACCACCCTGCCCCAGGGGGCACAGACTGGGCAGATTATCCAGCTAGCGGGGCGAGGCTACCCCATAGGCAAAGAGCGTCGGGGCGACCAAATTGTTGAACTAGAGGTAGTCGTGCCCCAGGGGTTGAGCGATCGCGAAAAAGCCCTCTACGAAGAACTGCGCCAGACCGAGCGTTTTCGCCCCCGCGCCAACCTGCTGTAG
- the dnaK gene encoding molecular chaperone DnaK, with protein MGKVVGIDLGTTNSVVSVMEGGKPVVIANAEGMRTTPSVVAFSKEGERLVGQMARRQAVLNPQNTFYGVKRYMGRRYTELDQSSKRVPYTIRRDESGNVKIRCPRLEKDFAPEEISAVVLRKLADEASRYLGQPVTGAVITVPAYFNDAQRQATRNAGRIAGLEVKRILNEPTAAALAYGLDQVQNETILVFDLGGGTFDVSILDVGDGVFEVRSTSGDTQLGGTNFDTKIVDWLADQFLEKEGIDLRKDRQALQRLTEAAEKAKIELSGVASTEISLPFITATPDGPKHIETRLSRSQFEGLCGDLVSALRAPLKQALSDAGLTPNDIDEVVLVGGGSRMPMVQDLVRSLIGLEPSQNVNPDEAVAVGAAVQAGIITQEVQDIMLLDVTSLSLGLETIGGVMKKVIPRNTTIPVRRSDIFSTSENNQTSVEVHVLQGEREMGADNKSLGRFKLMGIPPAPRGVPQVLVSFDIDANGILQVSAMDKTTGREQSLTVQGASNLDEGEVQRMIREAEEFAETDRLQRERVEKRNRAEALTFQAERLLREVALDFGMQFARDRRRRIEGLVQELRDYLEQSDERGIDIAQAELQDELYDLNREAYLYEADDAPEGGILGQIGSTLKKTFTFDDDLDARPNYGYQGSSSWGNWDDDWDYDNRGRSGGQQPYGPPAYDNRAYGTTGYSGQSYGNQGYGNQGYGNQSYGNQGTPPASNRPSGGSGYGYGDDRDAERGYSNQAYDRGPSPGENRGSTPSRSQPPASDYGQAGYDRADYGQSDYGRGSDRSGYDQPGYNRPDYDPDYGSDYRRQPQNSDPGTGYAPSGYDDQRSRPGPERGYGEADYGSQSYDNYDRPGSAPDTPRQDPWNDDPWGQPSSSSRPPASQAPRPDATPDRRPEADRQRVPQAPPPADRRPSDANANRRPAPRYDDDNWSDRDEWL; from the coding sequence ATGGGAAAAGTAGTTGGCATCGACCTGGGCACGACCAACTCAGTGGTCTCTGTAATGGAGGGTGGCAAGCCTGTGGTAATTGCCAACGCCGAAGGCATGCGCACGACGCCCTCGGTGGTGGCCTTTAGCAAAGAAGGCGAACGCCTGGTGGGGCAGATGGCCCGTCGGCAGGCGGTGCTTAACCCCCAAAACACCTTTTATGGCGTCAAGCGCTACATGGGGCGTCGCTACACTGAGCTGGATCAGTCGTCGAAACGGGTACCTTACACCATTCGTCGCGATGAGTCAGGCAACGTCAAAATTCGCTGCCCCCGGCTCGAAAAAGACTTTGCCCCCGAAGAAATTTCGGCAGTTGTGCTGCGCAAGCTGGCCGATGAAGCCAGCCGCTACCTGGGTCAGCCGGTGACCGGGGCGGTGATTACTGTGCCGGCCTACTTTAACGATGCTCAGCGACAGGCTACTCGCAATGCCGGGCGCATTGCCGGGCTAGAGGTAAAGCGCATTCTCAATGAGCCGACGGCGGCGGCGTTGGCCTACGGCCTCGACCAGGTTCAAAACGAGACTATTTTGGTGTTCGACCTCGGGGGCGGCACCTTTGACGTCTCTATTCTCGATGTGGGCGACGGCGTGTTTGAGGTGCGATCGACCTCCGGCGACACCCAGCTGGGGGGTACCAACTTTGATACCAAAATTGTTGATTGGCTAGCCGATCAGTTTCTCGAAAAAGAAGGCATCGATCTGCGCAAAGATCGACAGGCGTTGCAGCGACTCACTGAGGCGGCTGAAAAAGCCAAGATTGAGCTGTCTGGGGTGGCCAGTACTGAAATTAGCCTGCCGTTTATCACGGCGACCCCCGATGGGCCTAAGCATATCGAGACTCGCCTTAGCCGATCGCAGTTTGAGGGGCTTTGCGGCGACTTGGTCAGCGCCCTGAGGGCTCCGCTCAAGCAGGCCCTCAGCGATGCAGGGCTGACGCCTAACGACATTGACGAAGTGGTGCTGGTGGGTGGCGGTAGCCGCATGCCCATGGTCCAGGATCTGGTGCGATCGCTGATTGGCCTGGAACCCAGCCAAAATGTCAACCCCGATGAGGCCGTGGCCGTGGGTGCTGCCGTGCAGGCGGGCATCATCACCCAGGAAGTGCAGGACATCATGCTGCTCGATGTCACCTCGCTGTCGCTGGGGCTAGAGACCATCGGCGGCGTGATGAAGAAGGTGATTCCCCGCAACACCACGATTCCGGTACGGCGATCGGATATTTTTTCCACCTCTGAGAACAACCAGACTTCTGTAGAGGTGCATGTGCTCCAGGGTGAACGCGAAATGGGGGCCGACAACAAATCTCTGGGCCGCTTCAAGCTGATGGGCATTCCTCCCGCACCTCGGGGCGTTCCTCAAGTGCTGGTGTCCTTTGACATCGACGCCAATGGCATTTTGCAAGTGTCGGCTATGGATAAGACCACTGGCCGTGAGCAGAGCTTGACGGTGCAGGGAGCATCCAACCTGGACGAAGGCGAAGTGCAGCGGATGATCCGCGAGGCCGAAGAGTTTGCCGAGACCGATCGCCTCCAGCGGGAGCGGGTTGAGAAGCGCAACCGGGCTGAGGCCCTGACCTTCCAGGCGGAGCGGCTGCTGCGGGAGGTGGCCCTTGACTTTGGCATGCAGTTTGCCCGCGATCGCCGCCGCCGCATTGAAGGGTTAGTGCAAGAGCTGCGTGACTACCTCGAGCAGAGCGATGAGCGCGGCATTGACATTGCCCAGGCCGAGCTGCAAGACGAGCTCTACGACCTCAACCGCGAGGCCTACCTCTACGAGGCCGACGACGCCCCCGAAGGCGGCATTCTCGGCCAGATTGGCAGCACCCTCAAGAAAACCTTCACCTTCGACGACGACCTTGATGCGCGGCCCAACTACGGCTACCAGGGGTCATCCTCCTGGGGCAATTGGGACGACGACTGGGACTACGACAATCGCGGTCGCTCGGGCGGGCAGCAGCCCTACGGCCCCCCTGCCTATGACAATCGGGCCTACGGTACAACGGGGTATAGCGGTCAGAGCTATGGCAATCAGGGCTACGGCAACCAGGGCTATGGCAACCAGAGCTATGGCAATCAGGGCACACCGCCAGCAAGCAACCGCCCCAGCGGTGGCTCAGGCTACGGCTATGGTGACGATCGCGACGCAGAGCGAGGTTACAGCAACCAAGCCTACGACCGTGGTCCCTCCCCAGGGGAGAATCGTGGGTCAACCCCCAGTCGGTCTCAGCCGCCTGCCTCAGACTACGGCCAAGCCGGTTATGACCGCGCCGATTACGGTCAGTCAGACTATGGCCGAGGCAGCGATCGCTCCGGCTATGACCAGCCCGGTTATAACCGCCCAGACTACGACCCAGACTACGGCTCAGACTACCGGCGGCAACCCCAAAATTCTGACCCCGGCACGGGCTACGCCCCCTCGGGCTACGACGATCAGCGTAGTCGTCCTGGGCCAGAACGGGGCTATGGCGAGGCTGACTATGGCAGCCAAAGCTACGACAACTACGACCGGCCCGGTTCAGCTCCAGACACCCCGCGCCAAGACCCCTGGAACGACGACCCCTGGGGCCAGCCGTCTTCATCCAGTCGGCCTCCAGCCAGTCAGGCCCCTCGCCCAGACGCTACCCCCGATCGCAGGCCCGAGGCCGACCGGCAAAGAGTCCCGCAGGCTCCCCCGCCGGCAGATAGACGCCCCAGCGATGCGAATGCCAATCGTCGCCCTGCCCCCCGCTACGATGACGACAACTGGAGCGATCGAGACGAATGGCTCTAG
- a CDS encoding YebC/PmpR family DNA-binding transcriptional regulator, producing MAGHSKWANIKRQKARVDAVKGKVFAKMSREIIVAARQGGDPAGNFQLRTAIDKAKAAGVPNDNIDRAIAKGSGNLGADDNYEAIRYEGYGPGGVAILIEALTDNRNRTAADLRAAFSKSNGNLGETGCVGWMFEQKGVVTITHPGDEEALLEAALEGGAETYDLTTVLGRRDEEILAVDLFCDPVDLEALDTSLKAQGLTVHQTELRWIPSNTIAVDDPDQARLLVKLMDALEDLDDVQSVTANFDMAEEMMADMAA from the coding sequence ATGGCAGGTCATAGTAAATGGGCCAATATCAAGCGACAAAAGGCCCGAGTCGATGCGGTCAAGGGCAAAGTCTTTGCCAAGATGTCGCGGGAGATTATTGTGGCGGCGCGTCAGGGGGGCGACCCGGCGGGCAATTTTCAGCTGCGCACAGCAATCGATAAGGCCAAAGCGGCGGGGGTGCCCAACGACAATATCGATCGCGCGATCGCCAAGGGCTCGGGCAACCTCGGGGCCGACGACAATTACGAAGCGATTCGCTACGAGGGCTACGGCCCCGGCGGCGTCGCCATTTTGATCGAAGCGCTGACCGACAACCGCAACCGCACCGCCGCCGACCTGCGCGCCGCCTTTAGCAAAAGCAACGGTAACTTGGGCGAAACGGGCTGCGTCGGCTGGATGTTTGAGCAAAAAGGGGTCGTCACCATTACCCACCCCGGCGACGAAGAGGCCCTGCTCGAAGCCGCCCTGGAGGGCGGCGCTGAAACCTACGACCTCACCACTGTGCTGGGTCGCCGCGACGAAGAGATTCTCGCGGTCGATCTCTTCTGTGACCCCGTCGACCTAGAAGCCCTCGACACGAGCCTCAAAGCCCAGGGGCTGACCGTTCACCAAACTGAGCTGCGCTGGATTCCTAGCAATACGATCGCAGTGGATGACCCCGACCAGGCTCGCCTGCTGGTGAAGCTCATGGACGCCCTCGAAGACCTCGATGATGTGCAGTCGGTCACCGCCAACTTTGACATGGCCGAGGAGATGATGGCAGATATGGCGGCCTAG
- a CDS encoding trans-sulfuration enzyme family protein: MSPDASAFSADTQAVHSGRGIDPATGALTPPIHLSTTFERGGDGSYPYGYIYGRSGNPNRDALETALATLENGAECATFASGSAATFSLLQALSPQDHVIAPQSVYFGVQQMLEKILAPWGLIYTLVDTTDLAAVAEALRPNTRLVLIETPSNPQLAVTDIRAVADLAHQANAYLACDNTIASPVLQTPLALGADFSIHATTKYLAGHGDVIGGAVVTRELNPLFEQLRLIQTIGGTVPSPFDCWLTLRGLQTLPLRVRAQAAAAQTVAEWLAQHSAIEQVLYPGLPEHPGHTVAQQQMTGYGGLLSFLVKGDQDAAMAVAARTRLIARATSFGSPHSTIEHRASIEVGTATAPNLLRLSIGLEQVNDLIADLDQALSG; the protein is encoded by the coding sequence ATGTCTCCTGACGCCAGCGCTTTCTCTGCCGATACCCAGGCTGTTCACAGCGGCAGGGGCATCGACCCGGCCACCGGAGCCCTCACGCCCCCAATTCATCTCTCGACGACCTTTGAGCGCGGCGGCGACGGCAGCTACCCCTACGGCTACATCTATGGCCGCAGCGGCAACCCTAACCGCGATGCCCTCGAAACCGCCCTGGCCACCCTCGAAAACGGGGCCGAATGTGCCACCTTTGCCTCGGGGTCTGCCGCCACCTTTAGTCTGCTGCAAGCCCTTAGCCCTCAAGATCATGTGATTGCGCCCCAGAGTGTCTACTTTGGCGTGCAGCAGATGCTAGAGAAAATTCTCGCCCCCTGGGGGCTGATCTACACCCTGGTCGATACGACAGATTTGGCGGCGGTGGCTGAGGCACTGAGGCCCAACACCCGCCTGGTGCTGATCGAAACGCCCTCTAACCCTCAACTGGCGGTGACCGATATTCGCGCCGTGGCCGATCTAGCCCACCAGGCCAATGCCTATCTAGCCTGCGACAACACGATCGCCTCTCCGGTGCTGCAAACCCCCTTGGCGCTGGGGGCCGACTTCTCTATCCATGCCACGACCAAATACCTGGCAGGCCATGGCGATGTGATTGGGGGTGCCGTCGTCACCCGTGAGCTGAATCCACTGTTTGAGCAACTGCGGCTGATTCAAACCATTGGCGGCACGGTGCCTTCGCCCTTTGACTGCTGGCTGACCCTGCGGGGTCTGCAAACCCTGCCCCTGCGGGTGCGCGCCCAGGCGGCGGCGGCTCAAACCGTAGCTGAATGGCTGGCTCAGCACTCGGCCATTGAACAGGTACTCTATCCGGGGTTGCCAGAGCACCCCGGCCACACCGTTGCCCAACAGCAAATGACCGGCTACGGTGGCCTGCTCTCGTTCTTAGTCAAGGGTGATCAAGACGCGGCGATGGCCGTTGCCGCCCGCACCCGCCTGATCGCCCGTGCCACCAGCTTTGGCAGCCCCCACAGCACCATTGAGCACCGTGCCTCGATTGAGGTGGGCACCGCCACCGCCCCTAACCTGCTGCGCCTCTCTATCGGCCTAGAGCAGGTGAATGATTTGATCGCTGATTTAGATCAAGCGCTCAGCGGTTGA
- a CDS encoding prepilin peptidase: protein MDALITFALVFLFGSAVGSFLNVVIYRIPAGLSLLHPPSRCPKCHTRLKPYDNVPVLGWLWLKGRCRYCRAPISPRYPLIEALTGALFVAAFWLGGMTWATVGYWLLLSWLVALAFIDLDTLTLPNVLTQSGLVLGLAIKFALPMVQGAPWPSPIHSLLSGIVGAVLGIWIFDLITIFASAALGQTAMGGGDAKLAAMLGAWLGWQGVLLSGFLACVVGAVVGGGAIALKLISRRQPVPFGPFLAIAAVITLFWGEPLIGAYRAIFFP from the coding sequence ATGGACGCCCTCATCACCTTCGCCCTCGTCTTCCTCTTCGGCTCTGCCGTAGGTAGCTTTCTCAACGTGGTGATCTACCGCATCCCGGCGGGGCTGTCGCTGCTGCACCCGCCCTCGCGCTGCCCCAAGTGCCACACCCGGCTCAAGCCCTACGACAACGTGCCGGTGCTGGGCTGGCTGTGGCTCAAGGGCCGCTGTCGCTACTGTCGCGCCCCAATTTCGCCCCGCTATCCGCTGATTGAGGCTTTGACCGGAGCGCTATTTGTGGCGGCGTTTTGGCTAGGGGGCATGACCTGGGCCACGGTGGGTTACTGGCTGCTGCTGAGCTGGCTGGTGGCCCTGGCCTTTATCGATCTCGACACACTGACCCTGCCCAATGTACTCACCCAGTCGGGGTTGGTACTGGGGCTAGCGATCAAATTTGCCCTGCCAATGGTGCAAGGGGCACCCTGGCCCAGCCCCATCCATAGCCTACTGAGCGGTATTGTGGGAGCAGTCTTGGGTATCTGGATTTTTGACCTGATCACCATCTTTGCCTCGGCGGCCCTGGGGCAGACGGCCATGGGGGGTGGCGATGCCAAGCTGGCGGCGATGCTGGGGGCCTGGCTAGGCTGGCAGGGGGTGCTGCTGAGCGGGTTTTTGGCCTGCGTGGTGGGGGCTGTGGTAGGGGGTGGGGCGATCGCCCTCAAGCTGATCAGTCGTCGTCAGCCGGTGCCCTTTGGCCCCTTTCTGGCGATCGCAGCGGTGATCACCCTGTTTTGGGGCGAACCCCTGATCGGAGCCTACCGAGCCATCTTTTTCCCATAG
- the glp gene encoding gephyrin-like molybdotransferase Glp codes for MLSVTEAAATILDLVLLPTEAEQVSLDAALGRILAQPIPSPLDFPHWDNSAMDGYAVRYADVQGASAEQPQSLTVVETIPAGRSPTRPVGPGQAARILTGSMLPAGADTVVMQEVTQREGDRVIVLEAPTTQQFVRHRGSYCRAGDPLMAAGQLIGGPELAVLASAQCLQVPVFPQPRVAILSTGDELVGPGTPLQPGQIVDSNQYALAALVRQAGAIAVPLGIVPDQPQALRAAIQTALTQADAIVSSGGVSVGDYDYVDEILVELGATLHIRAVAVKPGKPLTVATFPIANGSAPLYFGLPGNPVSALVTFWRFVAPALRKRSGQGTDWGPMVVPAVTSHDLKAGGQRETYLWGRLAMTAAGHRFELAGGGHNSGNLINLAGTNALAVVPVGTKLIPAGETAQVMVVG; via the coding sequence ATGCTCTCCGTCACCGAGGCCGCCGCCACCATTCTTGACCTAGTGTTGCTGCCCACTGAGGCTGAGCAAGTTTCCCTCGACGCGGCTCTGGGGCGCATTTTAGCTCAGCCTATCCCCAGCCCCCTCGACTTTCCCCACTGGGACAACTCAGCGATGGATGGCTACGCGGTGCGCTACGCAGATGTGCAGGGGGCTAGCGCTGAGCAGCCCCAGTCGCTGACGGTGGTAGAAACGATTCCGGCGGGGCGATCGCCCACGAGACCCGTCGGCCCTGGCCAGGCGGCCCGCATTCTGACTGGCTCGATGCTGCCCGCTGGGGCCGACACGGTTGTCATGCAAGAGGTGACCCAGCGAGAGGGCGATCGCGTCATCGTGCTAGAAGCGCCAACCACTCAGCAGTTTGTGCGCCACCGGGGCAGCTATTGCCGGGCGGGTGACCCGCTGATGGCAGCGGGTCAGCTGATTGGTGGGCCAGAACTGGCGGTGTTGGCCTCGGCCCAGTGCCTTCAGGTGCCGGTGTTCCCTCAGCCTCGGGTGGCAATTCTCTCCACAGGCGATGAGTTGGTAGGGCCTGGAACCCCGCTACAGCCAGGGCAAATTGTCGATTCTAATCAGTATGCTCTGGCGGCGTTGGTACGTCAGGCGGGGGCGATCGCAGTGCCCCTGGGCATTGTGCCCGACCAACCCCAGGCGCTGCGGGCGGCAATTCAAACGGCCCTGACCCAGGCAGATGCGATTGTGTCGTCCGGGGGTGTCTCGGTGGGCGACTACGACTATGTCGATGAGATTTTGGTAGAACTGGGGGCAACGCTACACATTCGCGCCGTGGCGGTCAAACCCGGTAAACCGCTGACGGTGGCCACGTTCCCCATTGCAAATGGCTCTGCCCCCCTCTACTTTGGCCTACCGGGCAACCCGGTCTCGGCCCTGGTGACCTTTTGGCGGTTTGTGGCTCCGGCTCTACGCAAGCGATCGGGCCAAGGAACGGATTGGGGGCCGATGGTTGTGCCCGCCGTCACCTCCCACGACCTCAAAGCCGGGGGGCAGCGAGAAACCTATCTGTGGGGCCGGCTAGCCATGACCGCCGCCGGTCACCGGTTTGAGCTGGCCGGGGGCGGCCACAACTCCGGCAATTTGATCAATCTGGCAGGCACCAATGCCCTGGCGGTAGTGCCCGTAGGCACGAAGCTTATTCCCGCCGGAGAAACGGCGCAGGTCATGGTCGTAGGCTAA
- a CDS encoding tetratricopeptide repeat protein, which produces MGQSITVNQVEFDQAVLQPSFEQPVIVDFFATWCGPCQLLKPMLEKLAQEYDFTLAKVDIDANPELAKAFGVEGVPDVRIVTQGQVQEGFVGVLPEPQLREFLNGLGLRSSLEDDLEAFEGAQSSGDMAEVLPALANLLTRYPNNGQILLKAAQVYLTQGDDALAAQYLDLIDPSDRATSDQADGLRGLVTLRQALNGLGDSELDRAFGSAGEAALKGDFALALEGFLGIVERDRTYRNDAGRKAMLTVFKLLGDSDPLIPTYRKRLMQALY; this is translated from the coding sequence ATGGGACAATCTATTACCGTCAATCAGGTCGAGTTTGATCAAGCGGTGCTGCAACCATCCTTTGAGCAGCCGGTAATCGTTGATTTTTTTGCGACCTGGTGTGGCCCCTGCCAACTGCTCAAGCCGATGCTTGAAAAGCTGGCCCAGGAGTATGACTTTACCCTGGCCAAGGTTGACATTGACGCCAACCCAGAGCTAGCTAAGGCCTTTGGCGTGGAGGGAGTACCCGACGTTCGCATTGTCACCCAGGGGCAGGTGCAGGAGGGGTTTGTGGGGGTGCTGCCCGAGCCGCAGCTGCGCGAATTCCTGAATGGCCTGGGCCTGCGATCGAGCCTGGAGGACGACCTGGAGGCATTTGAAGGAGCTCAGTCCAGTGGCGATATGGCCGAAGTGCTGCCTGCCCTGGCTAATTTGCTGACCCGATACCCCAACAACGGCCAGATTTTGCTCAAGGCGGCTCAGGTGTATCTAACCCAAGGCGACGATGCTCTAGCGGCTCAGTATCTAGATTTGATCGATCCGAGCGATCGCGCGACTAGTGATCAAGCTGACGGCCTGCGGGGGCTAGTCACCCTGCGCCAGGCACTCAACGGCTTGGGCGATTCTGAATTGGATAGGGCCTTTGGGTCAGCGGGTGAGGCGGCGCTGAAGGGCGATTTTGCCCTGGCGCTAGAGGGATTCTTGGGGATTGTGGAGCGCGATCGCACCTACCGCAATGACGCTGGCCGCAAAGCCATGCTCACGGTCTTTAAGCTGCTGGGCGACAGCGACCCCCTCATCCCCACCTACCGCAAACGGCTAATGCAGGCGCTGTATTAA
- a CDS encoding cyclic nucleotide-binding domain-containing protein has translation MKRVVFILGVLEDEDVDWLIESGQRRELRPGDVLISEGEACDEFFLILDGGLEVSVAALSDQPIARLATGEVVGEMSFVDGQPPSATVTALDPSIVLSISCGQLRHKLQQDIWFASRFYRALAILLSSRLRSTVKHLQGQHWRPVAALNDAGLDEMDDMLSMGNIRFDWMLKRLRDVNSNPWEELEVDSGD, from the coding sequence ATGAAGCGTGTGGTATTCATTCTCGGCGTTTTAGAAGATGAGGATGTTGACTGGCTCATAGAGTCGGGTCAACGGCGGGAGTTGCGTCCCGGAGACGTGCTCATTAGCGAGGGCGAAGCCTGCGACGAGTTCTTTCTCATTCTAGACGGCGGCCTAGAGGTTTCGGTGGCCGCCCTAAGCGATCAACCCATTGCTCGTCTGGCCACTGGTGAAGTGGTGGGAGAAATGTCTTTTGTCGATGGCCAACCGCCATCGGCAACGGTGACGGCCCTTGATCCCAGTATTGTGTTGTCCATTTCTTGTGGCCAACTGCGCCATAAGCTACAGCAAGACATTTGGTTTGCCTCTCGCTTTTATCGCGCCCTAGCTATTTTGCTCTCAAGTCGACTGCGCAGCACTGTCAAACACCTTCAGGGCCAACACTGGCGACCTGTAGCTGCCCTCAACGATGCTGGCCTAGACGAAATGGACGACATGCTTTCGATGGGCAACATTCGGTTTGACTGGATGCTAAAGCGCCTGCGCGATGTCAACTCGAATCCGTGGGAAGAGCTAGAAGTGGACAGTGGTGACTAG
- a CDS encoding FHA domain-containing protein, whose translation MPLHTKLSNILIVEDSKGRREIVLDGSVYSIGRDPKCDIRLSSQFVSRHHATLVQLPKDDDTFYYRIVDGNLKGKPSANGMLINGRKLQAHDLKNEDEIVFGPQARAIYYQLKRDSQSTLPPDEFDITLISPNMVEEGDEGSDNLDDDTEI comes from the coding sequence ATGCCACTTCATACCAAGCTCAGTAATATTCTCATTGTTGAAGATAGCAAAGGTCGTCGAGAAATTGTCTTAGATGGGTCAGTGTACTCCATCGGGCGCGACCCCAAGTGCGACATTCGGCTGTCGTCTCAGTTTGTATCGCGGCATCATGCCACCCTGGTGCAGTTGCCCAAAGACGACGACACCTTCTACTACCGCATTGTAGACGGCAACCTCAAGGGCAAGCCCAGTGCTAACGGCATGCTAATCAATGGCCGTAAGCTCCAGGCCCACGATCTAAAGAACGAAGACGAAATTGTATTTGGTCCCCAGGCCCGCGCTATCTATTACCAGCTCAAGCGCGATAGTCAATCGACTCTGCCCCCAGACGAATTTGATATCACCCTAATCAGCCCCAATATGGTAGAAGAGGGCGATGAGGGCAGCGACAACCTGGATGACGATACTGAAATCTAG